The DNA region TGTGGCCACTGAACCTCTAGCTTCGACCTTTCAATTGACCTCTCCTAGCCGATATCGGCATAACAACAGTTAGACCGGTGGGCAACAACCAGGGAGGAAGATGAAACCTTAAGTTGATTGTGGCGATCGCCAGCGAGTGTGCTATGAGAGTGCCAAGGGAGTTGCAAATAATTAAccgattgattgattgattgatagaTAATTTGTTCTTAGGCTAAGCCCATGACTTCCTCTTTTCATGCTATATCCGGCATCcaaattttttctttgataACACAATAATGTGATATAATAGAACAAATGGTCAGTTGATCTTTCATTATCATGCATAAGGAGAAGCTACACGTGCCAAATTATCTTCCATCCTCTTCTCCAAGATGATAATGAATAACCGTACGTGTTATTTCATCAAGAAAATTAATCATTCGAATTGTTCTTAAGACGATGATAGCCATCCTCTTCTCCAAGATGCTTTATAATGAATAAATCTTCAGCTAACCGAACGTTTTAAATTCAACACTCATGATATAGATGAACCGTCCAAACTCATTAATATTCCTTACAATAAGCATTTGCAATGGATCTTCCATGGCTTGAATACCTATAATTTTGCGGGTCCTTTGTATAAGTGATAAGTGAGGATTCAATTCGAGTAAAATTTACTTCCTTCTTAGTAAAAGAGGGCCAAGGtttatctaaaaaaaatacatgaacAATGTTCATTTGCTGATGAGAAATTGGGAGTACTCTAGTGGCTAATGTTAACACTTGAACGCCTATATTTCTCTTCTcttactttcctttttttatgcTAGAAAAAGGTGGTTTTTAATAACAGGCAGTCAGACTCTAATAATTTTGACCAATATAACTATCCTCACAGCGTTAGTAGTGAGCAGGCGGTCGACTAACTTGAACTCCTCGTGTGTTCATATGGACTCCTCATAAACTTTTCTTGACATCTAGTAGAACTCTTATGTTAAAAGACATGCCATGATAAGGGAGGCCATGAAACTGAGGACGTCAAGATAACTGATTCACGCTGTCATCACCAAGCTACTAGATCTTGATAGTCATTTTTCCACTCATGTCaagtttatggatttaatttCCCCACGAAGGCTCCTGAAAATGGAGTGTTTACGGAGATCAATTGGAGCGTGTCACATCGCAGATTGTCAGGTTTGTCGATGacgaaataataaaaaacctcttaaatagcaaaaaagtaattatttaacaagaaatttattattttgaaaataataagatATTTACTAGTAATATGTAACTTGTTATTTtgtaagaaatttattattttgaatataatAAGACTACATTAAATAAcaacatacatattttttttcgaaacTTCCATAAAATCCATCTTTTAAGGAGGCCCCGAAACCTTAACAACACTCCAAGTTTATACGAGCCACTTTTccaatggaaaaagaaaaaaatcgtTTTCTAATTGctaaagaaataataaataaaaaaattagagagagagaacaagaaaaggaaaaaagggaTCCAACCAGAAAATCCAGAGCCTATGTTGTCGGCGCTACGAACGGCCACAGAAGCGCCACGCAGCGCCTCCCATCCCGTGGCGATGCCTCTTTCGTTTTAAGCACGGGCGGAAGTTAACGGCTCCAGACGTAAGAGGCGGACTCCCAAAAGAGAATCCATTTTCCACGTCTGAtattacttattattatttttatttatctacgtctgatatctatatatatatatatataaattaattcaataatatatcaattttcacGTGTAGTTTACGATGAGTGTCGTGTCCATGGGATGGGAGTGAAAAAAACAGAGGAGCTTCCTTCACGTCAGGGCTGTAGAGATCCGAGTTCGGAAGTTGAAGTCCGCGGGGGCCGGATTCCGTTGCCTCAAACTCAAATAGAAAGGTCGACCAGCATATTTCTCAATCCTGCAGTGTAAGTCGTTATCTGAATTAGAGACACCCGTTTCCCATTCCCTCCTTTCTTCCAGCTCCTTCTAACGCTTCTTTCACCCGAGTTGCGGAGTCCGGCACAGTTAGATCTGGTTAAGGATTTttatcatgtatatatatatatatgatggtgGGGTCATGGCAGATTCTATTAGAGTGAACTGTATAGTGGCGAGGAATCGTGGCATTTTCTCACATGATCTCAATTCACTGGGATATGATCAGGGGGACGGAGCTAAATTAGGAATCCTCGTGACTCGGATgatgccccccccccccccccccgatcTGTCCATTGCGAATGGCTATAGATGGTGGTCAGTTTTCGGCTTGAATGTGTTATTGTTGGCTCAGGAGGCGCATTGCTAATTGATACGTTTGAACCATGAGCTGCATATCTCTGAAAGCATCTGTCTGGTCGGCGCCTTTGATTAGAAGGATGTATGTCATGTGCTACTCTTTGTTACGTGGTTTGATTTATGGGAAACTAGTCAAAACAGAAGGATGAATGAAATAATCAGCTCTCTGATTGCAAGGATGTATGAAATGCTATGACTGGTATACTTAAGTTATGCATCGCATGAACTAGGAAGCATGTCTGATGCAGCTTGTCATGATTGAATCCTGATTTCAGCTGCAGGTGGCCCTCAAAGTGCGGTATCCACAGTGGTTTACTATCCTGGTTTCCGAGAGGAAACCATGAAAGTTGGCTGGTTGTTTAGCAATCATACTCTTCCTCCCTATTATATATGGTTCTGTTTTTTCTTCTCAGCATCTGTTTTCAACAGCTCGTGTGgacaaaagaaaaggcaaCCTTTGTTCGTGTTTAGATTATTCATTATATAGTCATGATGAAGACATACATCTTGGCATGTCGCCCTTGTATCTAATGCATGGTTCTTTTTAAACTTCTATTTATTCTTGTCATTGACGTATGTCAGTGTACCTAACCtttgaatttaattttgcTAATACAGTTTCTTAGTGTTTGCAGGTAGGGAAATGCAAATGTTTAGAAGAGATCTTCTAAACTTTCGACTATTTTCTGCAGACAGCGCTCGTTAGTGCAACTGTACCTTTTTGGCTGTGACAGCTTGATTGATGCAGCCTTTTGTTCCACCTCCCGTCTAATTGTTACAAGTTGGATGTTTCTATGtatttgttttgtttgttCTGTAATGAATTGTGAGATGTAGAAGCATTTTCAGGTTGCCCTCCACTTGGGCCATTAGCTCCTTTCATCTTGCAGGTTGAATCAGAAAAATGTTGTTTACATGGAGGGTTGTCTCCCGTTTCAGATCACTGCAGTTTTGTTTTAATATTTCGCCATTAATTGCCGTGTAGAGTGGTTGAACTATAGGTATGGTGGGATTTAACAGTGTGGTTGAGATAAGTTTCTATGATGGTGGCTTCTTCTTGGTCTTCAAGTATGTCATTGTTCGCATCACATCATCGTGTTAATATGTACAAACTCTGCTTCTGTCTCGACATAGCCTTCCTGCTTGTTTCTTCGCACTGGTTGTGCTCAGTCATTTTCTTTGCGAACtatgaatattttttctttaatattatTGTCAGTTCTAAAACTCTTGGAAGTCATTTTTATCTTTACTTTTTGGCCACGGAAATCATTTTAGCTGGCCAACTGCATTTTTAACGAAGATTGATACCGATATTGCCGATGTTACATTCGTGTTTTGTCTTGAAAAAACACACTGAGAATCAAGTCGATtccaccctttttttttctttttcttttttttctggtaACAAGTCATTCATGACTTTAAACCTCAAACTTCTGATTTTTACACTGCACAGCGAAGAACGAGTAACAGTCGTCACACATGAGCTGCGAACGCTCTGCTGTACGCCAGGGGCAGCGTGAGAAGCTTCTTAGCCCTCCCGACATAAGCCCTTCTTGTCAAGTTATCGTAGTCATTCTCCTCGATCGCATCCAGAATTTTCCGGTACAGTATCAGTGACGACCACACCTGCAAAAATATCACCCATCACCTCAATTACATGAATAGAATGTCAAACGATCAATCTCTGTGTTTATTATGATTTGGATATCTTACCGGCCAACGACTTGCTTTATCGAGTTGAGAAGCTCCTTCCTCAGCCATATTGAAGTAGAACCTCGCCCTAGTGATCTGCTGCTTCATGAACTCCCTCCATCCTTCAGTCACCTTCCTCGAGAACACGTTCTTGTCACATAACCCGAACTGCGCTAGCTCATCCTGGGGAAGATATACTCTGCCCCTCATAGCACTGTAAGAAGCAGTTCATTCAGAAACAACGCTCTTATATAAACCATGTCAGAGGGGTGACAAGCTCGGAAATTCCGTGCCATATCAGATGTGCGAAAACTCACTCCTCCCCAACATCCCTCAGAATGTTGGTAAGCTGATTCCCGATTCCCAGGTATAGTGCTGCGTTGTAAATGTTCCATGACGAGAGCATTGACTCAGGTGCGATTCCCATCACCGGGACACTCATCAGACCGACTGTTCCCGCCACGTAGTAGCAGTACATATAGAGCTCTTGGAAGTTCTTGTACCGGGACTTTCTCATGTCCATCCTCATACCCTCGATCATGTCCCTAAAAGGCTGTAAGCAACAAAAACGACTCGCAAATCTTAGAAAGATTAAAAATGATTATAACCAACAGAAGGAATGAACTTGGAATTGTATGTTCATTGTTTCGAACCTTGATGTCTAAGGGGAACTTGAAGATGGTATCGGCGAGTGCTGCATCGAGCATGTCATAGGGGCAGCCATCAAATATGTCTTGTAATCTTTCTTCCCACCGATCGAGCACAGAGGAGCTCATGTAGGTCGCATTGGGTCCATCAACCAATTCATCTGTCCTCCTGCACCAAACTTCGTCGGTGCACGAAAAGGATCATAAGACTTTACTACGACAAACAACTCTGATATGGAAAACTGCTTCATTTGGTCATGAAAAGCCCTACCGGGTATCATCCGATAAACGTTCACGAAGCATTTTACAATCCAATACGTTTTTAAAGGACATCtcaagttttatttatttatttttttccctctgtTTTTTTCATTCTTCACAAGAAGTACTTGAAATAATCTAAATAATTTTGCAGTTTTCCGGAAAAGAAACGAACCCGATGGTAGAGTTCTTACCATATATAGCCCAGATGGCCTTCTGTCTTTCCTCAGTCATCAACAGGGTTCCTGAATCAAAGAACAACCCCAAGAAATATCACCCAGTGCTCATCTGCCGAGAAAGCTGTAAACAAGGCGTGTTCGGGAGTCAATATTCACCTAAGTAGAACGTTTTAGCGTATTCAGCGCAGAGCCTCCGACAACTCTCATAGGCTTCTTCAAGGAACAAGGGGTGAAACCCTGGTCTCCTGCCGGCGTCTTCCCTGGCCAAGCCATTGGCCTTGGACTGCCTCTCCACGATCTCCAGCAAATGGAGATCATTCAGGGGGATGCCTTCCTTCGGTAGTTCCGGGACGATGCGCAATCCCGTCTTGGTCTTTCTTGGAGCCACGGTCACTTGGGCTCTGGGGCTGGTAACAACCGCTGATCTCCGTTGGATTGATATCCCTTCCCTTACACTCAATCTAGCAGAAGGTGACCATGCCGACGTAGAGCGCATTTTTGGCTAGGTTAATCTGGCTTCGCTTTTCCTTCCCTTGGTTCAGCGGATTCCGATGAATGATCCAGTTAGATCATTAGCATTGAAGTCACTTTCTCTTAGCATATGATGTGTATAAAGATGAGTTAAGAGGGGGCAGCGCTTAAATACTGCTCATCGGAGACAACAACAAGGCAAAGGCAACTATGCAGCCGGCAAATGACAAATTTTGGCACAAAACAACGGGCGATTGCAAAGATGCCGATCTTGTCTTTGTCCCAACATTACTAAGCAAAACAAGAAATGGTTCGTTTTCTTGTAGCTATGTCTTGTTCTGTTGATGACGTGGGAATCTTGATGAAATAGATGCCCCTCTTGGCCCTTTGGGAGTAATATTTTATGATAGTTTTCAGGTTTATTTGAGCGATTTCCCCGATTTCTTTTTGGCCTTGTTGCGGCCCTCCCAGTCCCACCGGGCagtttaaataataaattataaaattatcaaaaaagtATTAATTATAAAGTTGGCAAGAATGTTTAAGAGAGAAATATTGGAGAAAATATGGAAGAAAATTCCTGATTAATGGGTCAAAGTTCTTGTCATGTTCATATGACATCTGAATGAATGATGCGGGACGATTCAAGAATATGGCTTCCATGAGATGCCCGATTATTTCTTGTTTCTCTACACCAATTCATCATGAAGTTTATTTAGGTCAATCTCTCATGAGGATTgttttggcaaaaaaaaaaatctctcttGCAACGTACATTGCAACGTACtgttaatatttttgttatgaCTCGTTCGTGTATTCGATTGAGATAAGGTGAAGTATTAGCCGATTTATCTCTAGACCCTTGAACATTTTCAACCTAATTTTCATCATTGCTGCACTATCTGTATACTATTAGTTCTATATTGCACTATTACTTTTCATGAAATAAAGGACCAAAGTCTTTGACGTTGGGGGGATGATAGCCATGggccaaaaaacaaaagggtCCACGTTCGCTTAGAATAAATGGGCACACAGGAGCATCAAAGCGTTTGTAGTCCAACGGTTAGGATAATTGCCTTCCAAGCAATAGACCCGGGTTCGACTCCCGGCAAACGCAgctttttccccttctttctgtaattttttgaaaaaggtAATTCCTGGTGCTGGATAACTAAAAATAACTTAGTTtgatatgaaaagaaaaagaaacttttaatttacccaaaaaaaagaaacttttaaatatttgaatCAATGTTTTTTACGGTTGCTTGAACCGGTTAATACACCACCCGTTGGCTTGTCCAGGCCGGGTTTAACAAAAACTCAATTAAATGAAAACTCGTCCAAAATAGGTAACCTTAATTGAACCATCAATCAAACCAATTATTCCGGGAAAAGTCTTCCTTCCCCCATTTTGGCTAAAACAATTAGAATAAAATTTGTAGTGAGAATgctatatatacaaattagaGTAGATACAtgattccctttttttttttttcagatttagGTATCATTTGCAAATTGATCTTctacaaaattaatttttatatattaaaatcttaaatattaatatatggcaTACCGGCTCTTTACCTTATTCATTATCTGCGATATATAATTTAGATTGTGATTTTCTAAAAGAATTCAAAGcacataaatatttattatgatTTAGTTCgtcaattttatattatttccaTATCTTTTAATGTttgtattttataatatttgaatTCCTTATGATTTattgaaaatacaaaatagaaaataatcaaatcaGTGGGTTGAACCGGCTAAAACTAGTTGACCCAGGAACCGGTGAAGACTCCGATTCAACGTACGGGGCTGGGTTTGAAAACATTGACTTGAATAGTTACTTtcattattcattaaaaaaaaaagttacttTCATGGGCTATCTAATTAATTTGGGTCTGATCCAATTATCTCCCGTCTAATTGGCtatcaaaatatctttggatCTACAATTCAATATTAATAATGGATCCAATTTCCTTATGCCACTTAATTGGACTTCTCAAACTTTGGGCCTACTTTGGGCTTGTCATTACTTTCaacagggaaaaaaagaaaaactattaACATTTACATAATCCCAATCCTATTAAATATTGTGGTTTTGATTTCCACGGgaacaaaagaattttgtaaattgcactggtggtccaaaatgttttacaaatatttcattatggtccaaaaagtttttttcgctacatgatggtacatatgtatgtaccatcatgtagcgaaaaaaactttttgaaccataatgaaacatttgtaaaacattttggaccaccggtacAATTTACCCCAAAAGAATTTTGAGACATATATAATAGGGAAAATAACACTACGtaatacataattttttcGAAAATCACATTGCAGTATAAAACAAAATCATTTCACAAGATAATACataaatattgatttttatcACCATGTAGCACGCCGTTGGTATTCCATCGAGAATTGGACAAAATTTTGACGTGACAACCTTTTTAGAGATACTTTCACATAAAATGAAACTTGAGAGACTAAGTtacattaaatataataaaaaattcaaaaaattttaaaaaaggaaaaggttgAATGGGGTCTAAGGCTCCCCTACCAACCACCCAGCTCGGATTAGGGTTGTCAGCCTGCTCAAACAAGGCCAACAACCCCAATGGAGGGGTTGGTGGCCAGGGGAGGAGCCCCCTTCCCCTCCAATTTGGGGGATCCTAGCCGCCGAGTCCCCTAAATTAGGGTGGTCGGGGCTCCAACCCCAGCCACCCACACTCCGCTAGGGTTGTCGGCCTGGTTTGGATCGACCGGTGACCTTAATTGGGGGGGCCTGTAGCCAACGGAGGGCCCCGTCCACTTCCTAATCGATCGtcacttcttctttttttaataattttttcttattatttttattttattttatgtaatttagtCCTTCTAGTTTCCTTTTGTGCGAAAGTATCCAAAAAAGGTTGTCACGTTAGAACTTCGTCCAATTCTTGACAGAATACCAACGGCATGCTACAAggtgataaaaataaaaatttatgtgtTGTCTcgtgaaataattttattttgtgctGCAATGTGATTTCCGAAAAAGAATATGTATTGCGTGGTGTTACTTTCCTTATATAATAATGATGTAACACCTTTTTTTCTAGAGTAAAGTCCGACCTAGTCCCTTTCAATGCCAGTCCAAGAAGGCCATCTAAGTCAGGTCCCGTTAACGACTTTCAAAATGGACAAAATTCGGCAAGAATAATATAAGACATTTTCTACATGTATTTCCAATTAATTTCAATATGGATCTGATAATTGCATTACTTCTAGGGATAAGCAATCCAATGAACAATAGATTGGAAGTGAGTATTTCATAATTAAACAACCcatccttttttcttcttttttttataccaCTAGTTATTCAAAAGTTTAATAGGTCTCAATTAATTCAGATTCTAACAGGATCAACTCgttaaaagataaaactctTTCAATCGTTGAAAATTTACATCACAAAATTTGGGAtctaatttaagaaaaagagatgTCGAATCACCCAATTCAACTTAGATTGATAACAACCCACCTTCATTACTTAAGCACTTTAGTCAAAAACACAcacatcaaattttttatttcttttatttttcaaatatatatatatagttgtatCCATCCTAGTAAATAGGGGTAGAAcggtaattttttaataaattaataagcaatatagattttaaatgacaataataatagtaataattataaagaaataaatatatccaatagtaaatgtcttaataaaattgatatgcaatatataaattaaataattattattatccaaataaataaataaatccaataataaatttcttaataaaattaatatgaaatatataaattaaataataataattatgcaaataaataaataaatcaaatagtaaatgtcttaataaattaatatacaataaaaattgaataataattttaattgcccataaagaaataaatatatccaaagaaatatattaatcaCTTATcgttatttcataattttaaggagatcattagtaaataattattcataatattaacaaaattgagaattatttaaaatctaaaataattttaaaaatcattgtCCGctttataaaatttcaatcaAGAAATATCACATCGAGCCCATTTTATCGGGAATTATTCAAACTCACGAAACTTAATACATGAAACGTGATTGAGAATAAAAATAAGCTTAATActaacttaaaaaaattataggttTACGattattattcattcattAATTGAAGCTAAGGAATTTAAACTTTTgggattttaaaaatatttttatacaaaTTAGATTGATGATTGTGATTATACATATGAAGTgttttacatgaattatttgCTCAGACTCTtcaatgaatattatttaACGTGTGGGTTTGAAATTTACCCAGTGaaatttatatagtataaaaatataaattttctatactctaatataaaatataaaatgatagcaattaatattttcatatttaaattctcatgataaaattttctttatagagtccgtgcaatgcacggggTCAATAACCTAACGAGGGCATACGATAGACAACCTATCTTCCTACCTTAAGGTATTACAAACAGATAAAGATGAA from Punica granatum isolate Tunisia-2019 chromosome 3, ASM765513v2, whole genome shotgun sequence includes:
- the LOC116199475 gene encoding phytoene synthase 2, chloroplastic-like; translated protein: MRSTSAWSPSARLSVREGISIQRRSAVVTSPRAQVTVAPRKTKTGLRIVPELPKEGIPLNDLHLLEIVERQSKANGLAREDAGRRPGFHPLFLEEAYESCRRLCAEYAKTFYLGTLLMTEERQKAIWAIYVWCRRTDELVDGPNATYMSSSVLDRWEERLQDIFDGCPYDMLDAALADTIFKFPLDIKPFRDMIEGMRMDMRKSRYKNFQELYMYCYYVAGTVGLMSVPVMGIAPESMLSSWNIYNAALYLGIGNQLTNILRDVGEDAMRGRVYLPQDELAQFGLCDKNVFSRKVTEGWREFMKQQITRARFYFNMAEEGASQLDKASRWPVWSSLILYRKILDAIEENDYDNLTRRAYVGRAKKLLTLPLAYSRAFAAHV